In one Streptomyces venezuelae genomic region, the following are encoded:
- a CDS encoding GNAT family N-acetyltransferase — MDTAPRPTSGELTFRAAEAADADALVALIESAYRGDASRAGWTTEADLLEGQRTDPQGVVDVIESPTSRLLAVERDGALIACCQLEHRGDHAYFGMFAVSPALQGAGLGKVIIAEAERTAREMWDAREMHMTVISARGDLIAWYERRGYRRTGKMTPFPYGDERFGIPQRDDLEFELLVKDLA, encoded by the coding sequence ATGGACACCGCCCCGCGCCCCACTTCAGGAGAGCTCACTTTCCGCGCCGCCGAAGCCGCCGACGCGGACGCCCTCGTCGCGCTCATCGAGTCGGCGTACCGAGGAGACGCGAGCCGCGCCGGGTGGACCACCGAGGCCGACCTCCTGGAAGGGCAGCGCACCGACCCGCAGGGCGTCGTCGACGTCATCGAGTCGCCGACGAGCCGGCTGCTCGCCGTCGAGCGGGACGGCGCGCTCATCGCGTGCTGCCAGCTCGAACACCGCGGCGACCACGCCTACTTCGGCATGTTCGCCGTCAGCCCGGCGCTGCAGGGCGCCGGCCTCGGCAAGGTGATCATCGCCGAGGCGGAGCGGACGGCACGCGAGATGTGGGACGCCCGTGAGATGCACATGACCGTGATCTCCGCCCGCGGCGACCTCATCGCCTGGTACGAGCGCCGCGGCTACCGCCGTACGGGAAAGATGACGCCCTTCCCATACGGCGACGAGCGCTTCGGCATCCCGCAACGCGACGACCTGGAGTTCGAGCTGCTGGTCAAGGACCTGGCCTAG
- a CDS encoding VOC family protein, which yields MVHVLSSRTLLRPTDPERSRVFYGETLGLAVYREFGTGPERGTVFFLGGGFLEVSGRSDAPPAPGLQLWLQVADVAAAHAELVGRGVEVVRPPVREPWGLIEMWIADPDGVRIVLVEVPQDHPIRYRPGI from the coding sequence ATGGTCCACGTACTGAGCAGCAGGACACTTCTGCGCCCCACCGACCCGGAACGCTCGCGCGTCTTCTACGGCGAGACGCTGGGCCTCGCCGTCTACCGCGAGTTCGGCACCGGTCCCGAGCGCGGCACGGTCTTCTTCCTCGGCGGCGGTTTCCTGGAGGTGTCGGGCCGCTCCGACGCCCCGCCCGCGCCGGGGCTCCAGCTCTGGCTCCAGGTCGCGGACGTCGCGGCGGCCCACGCGGAGCTGGTCGGGCGCGGCGTCGAGGTGGTGCGGCCGCCGGTGCGGGAGCCGTGGGGGCTCATCGAGATGTGGATCGCGGATCCGGACGGCGTCAGGATCGTTCTCGTCGAGGTCCCGCAGGACCATCCGATCCGCTACCGGCCGGGGATCTGA
- a CDS encoding carboxylesterase/lipase family protein translates to MTVAGDDVSRSRPEVRTRSGSLRGSLEVGVAVFRGIPFAEPPVGALRFAAPRAVRGWSGVREAVAFGPPPPQGGHFGMDALARETVGEDWLTVNVWSPDPGPGAGLPVLVWIQGGAYTIGMSGLPEYDGGRLARDGGVVVVTFNYRVGPEGFGQIEGAPANRGLLDQIAALEWVRDHITAFGGDPDRVTVFGQSAGGGSVAALLAAPGAAGLFGRAVAQSAQGTFFAPELAADITGACAAELGLRATVADLSGVAPHRLAAAGDAVGAEAARHGGRWGKPALRSVTFSPVVDGAALSVTPWQALTAGAGRDIDLLVGHTRHEQRLLTALDGLLGQVGEDVAAQTLDAFAPGPDGARAYRDAHPEAGPDELHELVLSDWLFRMPTLHLAEAQAAAGGRVHAYELTWPAPGMDGVLGACHGLDVPLVFGNLDRGQPAALIGTAPEAEDLSAAMRAAWTSFAAQGDPGWPAYDRDRRLVRLFDAAPTVTAYPEERSRLIWRDHAFPVLPLLQRGNPEGQIPGR, encoded by the coding sequence ATGACCGTTGCCGGTGACGACGTGTCCCGGTCCCGGCCCGAGGTCCGTACGCGGTCCGGGTCGCTGCGCGGAAGCCTGGAGGTGGGCGTCGCGGTCTTCCGCGGCATCCCGTTCGCCGAGCCGCCGGTCGGCGCGCTGCGTTTCGCGGCGCCGCGCGCGGTGCGCGGCTGGAGCGGGGTGCGCGAGGCCGTGGCCTTCGGACCGCCCCCTCCGCAGGGCGGCCACTTCGGCATGGACGCGCTGGCCAGGGAGACGGTCGGCGAGGACTGGCTGACCGTCAACGTCTGGTCGCCCGATCCCGGGCCCGGGGCGGGACTTCCGGTGCTGGTGTGGATCCAGGGCGGCGCCTACACCATCGGCATGTCGGGCCTTCCCGAGTACGACGGCGGCCGCCTGGCACGGGACGGCGGGGTCGTCGTCGTGACGTTCAACTACCGCGTGGGCCCGGAGGGGTTCGGGCAGATCGAGGGAGCGCCCGCCAACCGGGGCCTGCTCGACCAGATCGCCGCCCTGGAGTGGGTGCGCGACCACATCACGGCGTTCGGCGGCGACCCGGACCGGGTCACGGTCTTCGGGCAGTCGGCGGGCGGCGGATCGGTCGCCGCGCTCCTCGCGGCGCCGGGCGCGGCGGGGCTCTTCGGCAGGGCCGTCGCGCAGAGCGCGCAGGGCACGTTCTTCGCGCCGGAACTCGCCGCCGACATCACGGGGGCGTGCGCGGCCGAACTGGGCCTGCGGGCCACGGTGGCGGACCTCTCCGGGGTGGCGCCGCACCGGCTGGCCGCCGCGGGTGACGCGGTCGGCGCGGAGGCGGCCCGGCACGGCGGGCGCTGGGGGAAGCCCGCCCTCCGGTCGGTCACGTTCTCGCCGGTCGTCGACGGCGCGGCCCTGTCGGTCACCCCGTGGCAGGCACTGACCGCGGGTGCGGGACGGGACATCGACCTCCTTGTCGGCCACACCCGCCACGAGCAACGGCTCCTCACGGCGCTGGACGGGCTACTCGGCCAGGTCGGCGAGGACGTCGCCGCGCAGACCCTCGACGCGTTCGCACCGGGCCCGGACGGCGCCCGCGCCTACCGCGACGCCCACCCGGAAGCGGGCCCCGACGAGCTCCACGAACTGGTGCTCTCCGACTGGCTCTTCCGTATGCCGACCCTGCACCTCGCGGAGGCGCAGGCAGCCGCGGGCGGCCGCGTCCACGCCTACGAACTGACCTGGCCCGCCCCCGGCATGGACGGCGTGCTCGGCGCCTGCCACGGCCTGGACGTGCCCCTGGTCTTCGGCAACCTGGACCGCGGCCAGCCCGCGGCACTGATCGGCACCGCGCCCGAGGCGGAGGATCTGTCCGCCGCGATGCGCGCCGCGTGGACGTCGTTCGCCGCCCAGGGCGACCCCGGCTGGCCCGCGTACGACCGCGACCGGCGCCTCGTGCGGCTCTTCGACGCGGCGCCGACCGTCACGGCGTACCCGGAGGAGCGGTCACGCCTGATCTGGCGGGACCACGCTTTCCCGGTGCTGCCGCTGCTTCAGCGGGGAAATCCGGAAGGTCAGATCCCCGGCCGGTAG